GTGAATGGAAAAGTCCTGACAAGTGATCCTGCGGCACGGTTTCTGACGATCACCTCAAGCGGGATCATCGAGAGTTTTTTGACACGCATCGTGGTCGGATCGTCCATCCGGATAAAATGCGTGGGTATGCCAGCCTCCTCAAGGAGCCTGAAGAGAAATGCTGAGACTTCGGCATTTGAGGCACCCTTGCCTTGCAGCTCATCTTTTTTGCCGCCATCAAAAGCAGTGATATCATCCCGAAATGATACAATAAGTTCGTCTGGCTTTTCCGATAGGAAGACGGTTTTTGCCTTCCCGCTAATGAGAACGTCGCCCTGGTTCATAGGTTCTGCTCCTGTATCTGTTTGTCAAGCTTCATGATAAGTGGTGCGAGTCCCGGATCAAACCATCCTCTCCTGATATATTGCGGGTGAATGCAGAGGCGTTCACGGAGCGCGTATCCTCTCGTAATTCCCTTGAGTTTGTCGATCTCCGGCCATGCATGTTCCGGATTGATGTAATCGACTGTTACCGGTGAGACGCCGCCGAGGTCGTCTACCCCGTATTCAAGGAAAAAGCGGGCTTCTGCGAGGTTTGGCGGGATCTGGACGGCAACATCCTCCGGCAGGATCGCGCGGGCTGAGCGGATCGTCTCTGCGAACTCTTCCCGTGTGACGGTTCCATCCTCGCCCATCGGGGTTCCGGGTTTTGGGCAGAAATTCTGGATAATGACTTCCTGGATGTGGTGATACTGCCTGTGGATGGCTGCTATTGTCTCAAGAGACTCTTCACGATCTGCTGCCGTCTCCCCGATCCCAACCAGGAGGCCGGTTGTGAATGGGATCTTCAGGCGTCCGGCATCTTCGATCATCTGGATCCGGACGCCTGGATCTTTTCCTGGAGACTGTGTATGTGCGGGTATATCCGCTGTTGTCTCAAGCATCAGTCCCATGCTCGCGTTGACAGCCCTGAAGCGGGCAAGCTCATCATAGGTCAAGACCCCCGCGTTTGTATGGGGGAGCAGCCCCAGATCAATTGCCTCGAGACAGAGGTCATAGCAGTAATCCAGGATGTCGGTGTACCCGATCGCCTCCAGGTGGCGATCAAAGCCCTCTTCCTCACCGGGCCGCTCTCCAAACGTGAAGAGTGCCTCGGTACAGCCGCTTGCCGCCCCCCGCCTGAGGGTGTCGCAGAC
Above is a window of Methanocalculus natronophilus DNA encoding:
- the cofG gene encoding 7,8-didemethyl-8-hydroxy-5-deazariboflavin synthase CofG, which encodes MQQKTITYSKNVFLPLTTVCRNRCGYCSYRTQVQDGCLMPPDVVCDTLRRGAASGCTEALFTFGERPGEEEGFDRHLEAIGYTDILDYCYDLCLEAIDLGLLPHTNAGVLTYDELARFRAVNASMGLMLETTADIPAHTQSPGKDPGVRIQMIEDAGRLKIPFTTGLLVGIGETAADREESLETIAAIHRQYHHIQEVIIQNFCPKPGTPMGEDGTVTREEFAETIRSARAILPEDVAVQIPPNLAEARFFLEYGVDDLGGVSPVTVDYINPEHAWPEIDKLKGITRGYALRERLCIHPQYIRRGWFDPGLAPLIMKLDKQIQEQNL